The following are encoded together in the Mammaliicoccus vitulinus genome:
- the recR gene encoding recombination mediator RecR encodes MFYPEPISKLIDSFMKLPGIGPKTAQRLAFHVLDMKEDDVVLFAKSLVDVKRELTYCETCGHITDVSPCHICQDKQRDRSVICVVQDSKDVIAMEKMREYKGLYHVLHGAISPMEGIGPEDINIPSLLERLKSDEVNEIILATNANIEGESTAMYISRLVKPIGIKTTRLAHGLPVGGDLEYADEVTLSKAITGRTEI; translated from the coding sequence ATGTTCTATCCAGAACCAATATCTAAACTAATTGATAGCTTTATGAAGTTGCCAGGAATAGGTCCTAAAACAGCTCAACGTTTAGCTTTTCATGTATTAGATATGAAAGAAGACGATGTTGTACTTTTTGCTAAATCTCTTGTAGATGTAAAGCGAGAACTCACTTATTGTGAAACTTGTGGGCATATAACGGACGTATCTCCTTGTCATATTTGCCAAGATAAGCAAAGAGACCGCTCAGTGATATGCGTTGTACAAGATTCTAAAGATGTTATAGCTATGGAAAAAATGCGCGAATATAAAGGTTTATATCATGTATTACACGGTGCTATCTCTCCAATGGAAGGTATTGGACCGGAAGATATAAATATTCCATCATTATTAGAGCGTTTGAAGAGTGATGAAGTAAACGAAATTATATTAGCGACAAACGCAAATATAGAAGGTGAATCAACAGCAATGTATATTTCTAGACTTGTTAAGCCTATTGGTATTAAAACAACTAGACTTGCACATGGATTGCCGGTAGGTGGCGATTTAGAATATGCTGATGAAGTCACACTTTCTAAAGCTATAACGGGAAGAACGGAAATTTAA
- a CDS encoding aminotransferase class I/II-fold pyridoxal phosphate-dependent enzyme → MNINEKLNSLQKKKAISLHVPGHHNNTIGYLNELNVAMDMTEITGLDDLHQPEECIQKSMSQLNRFPHYNGQYLVNGTTVGILSVIYAVQHLSGEILIPRNAHKSIYNALNLTKQDARWMPMTVSEKTGQYNGVEALSSMDLSNIKLAVFTYPNYYGETFDIEESIKLLKAHNIPILVDEAHGAHFGVSSYFPKSSIVYGADIVVQSYHKTLPALTMGSVIYIKENLNIKTDIQDYLKMLQTSSPSYLVMASLESAENFYKNYNDQFFKRNRKRLIETLQQVGFKVGSLEDPLKLIVSHEKLTGFEVQSIFEESNIFVELCHQKFILLVLPLWHHLDRFPFDELIERINKFEIDVERIHVQEEQFDLPCHSTTYKYIDIEDIRNIELCSSVGEISAVDVVPYPPGVPVILKGEIISQDIVDSLLQWLNRGGRVEGIRNKQIKVKDEQ, encoded by the coding sequence ATGAATATAAATGAAAAGCTGAATTCACTACAAAAGAAGAAAGCAATTTCTCTCCATGTACCTGGTCATCATAATAATACGATAGGTTATTTAAATGAGTTGAATGTCGCTATGGATATGACTGAAATAACTGGATTAGATGATTTACACCAACCAGAAGAATGTATTCAAAAAAGCATGTCTCAACTAAACAGGTTTCCTCACTATAATGGACAGTATTTAGTAAATGGTACAACAGTCGGTATATTATCTGTGATATATGCTGTACAACACTTATCTGGTGAAATACTTATTCCTAGAAATGCGCACAAATCTATATATAATGCTTTGAATTTAACAAAGCAAGATGCAAGATGGATGCCGATGACTGTTTCGGAAAAGACAGGACAGTATAACGGTGTGGAGGCGTTATCTAGTATGGATTTATCTAATATAAAGTTAGCTGTTTTTACTTATCCGAATTATTATGGAGAAACATTTGATATTGAAGAAAGTATTAAGTTATTAAAGGCTCATAATATTCCTATATTAGTAGATGAAGCGCATGGCGCACATTTTGGCGTCAGTTCATATTTCCCTAAATCATCAATAGTATATGGAGCAGATATTGTTGTGCAATCCTATCATAAGACATTGCCAGCTTTGACGATGGGATCGGTTATTTACATTAAAGAAAATTTAAACATAAAAACAGACATTCAAGACTATTTAAAAATGTTACAAACTTCAAGCCCATCGTACTTAGTAATGGCAAGTCTTGAAAGTGCAGAAAATTTTTATAAAAACTATAATGATCAGTTTTTCAAAAGGAATAGAAAACGATTAATAGAGACTTTACAGCAAGTAGGATTCAAGGTAGGGAGTCTAGAAGACCCTCTTAAATTAATTGTATCTCACGAAAAGTTAACTGGATTTGAAGTTCAAAGTATATTTGAGGAATCAAATATCTTTGTTGAGTTATGCCACCAAAAATTCATTCTTCTCGTACTGCCATTGTGGCATCATTTGGATAGATTTCCTTTTGATGAATTAATCGAACGGATTAATAAATTTGAAATAGATGTTGAGCGTATCCATGTGCAAGAGGAACAATTTGATTTACCTTGTCATTCAACTACATACAAATATATAGATATTGAAGATATTAGGAATATTGAATTATGTTCTTCAGTAGGGGAGATTTCTGCAGTAGATGTGGTTCCGTATCCACCTGGTGTGCCTGTCATATTAAAGGGAGAAATTATTAGCCAAGACATAGTGGATTCTCTTTTACAATGGCTTAATAGAGGTGGTAGAGTGGAAGGTATAAGAAATAAGCAAATTAAGGTAAAGGATGAACAATAA
- the tmk gene encoding dTMP kinase yields MGQFITFEGPEGSGKTTVIHKVFEMLKHDYDILLTREPGGIKISEAIRNLLLDSDDEMDERTEALLFAAARRQHLVEKILPQLNKGGTVLCDRFVDSSLSYQGYAREIGVKEVKAINEFAIENQYPDLTLYFDVPAEVGLNRIKDNQRDANRLDKEKIEFHHKVTDGYKKLIAEYPDRIKVIDATQPLEKVIEEAYSMIVKFLKQV; encoded by the coding sequence ATGGGTCAGTTTATAACGTTTGAAGGGCCAGAAGGTTCTGGAAAAACAACAGTTATACATAAAGTTTTTGAAATGTTGAAACATGATTACGACATATTACTAACGCGAGAACCGGGTGGTATTAAAATAAGTGAAGCTATAAGAAATCTATTGTTAGACAGTGATGATGAAATGGATGAAAGAACTGAAGCTTTACTATTTGCTGCTGCAAGGAGACAACATTTAGTAGAGAAAATTTTACCGCAATTAAATAAAGGTGGTACTGTACTTTGTGATCGTTTTGTTGACAGTTCATTAAGCTATCAAGGTTATGCTCGTGAAATTGGGGTAAAAGAAGTTAAGGCAATTAATGAATTTGCTATTGAGAACCAATATCCTGATTTAACTTTGTATTTTGATGTGCCAGCTGAAGTTGGATTAAATAGAATTAAAGATAATCAGCGCGATGCTAATCGTCTCGATAAAGAGAAGATAGAATTTCATCATAAAGTGACTGATGGATACAAAAAATTGATTGCTGAGTATCCAGATAGAATTAAAGTTATTGATGCGACTCAACCATTGGAAAAGGTTATAGAAGAAGCATATTCTATGATAGTAAAATTTCTGAAACAAGTTTAA
- a CDS encoding patatin-like phospholipase family protein — protein sequence MIKDTALILEGGGMRSLYTAGVLDYFIEKDLYFEYNIGVSAGASMAASYLSRQFRRNHRVTTKYIKDKRYISLSNYVKRKELFGMDFVYHYIPTYLEPFDFEKFDQAKEEFVVVTTDCETGEAVYFDKNETKGSILTALEATSSLPLMANPVQYKGHTLLDGGVVNPIPLNKTIEEGYKKNVLILTRPKGYRKKQSKFSKVFRLKAYPKVNHLMAIRYKHYNKTLEWIEAEEEKGNLFVIRPSDTLSVDRVEKNPRKLDALYKQGYEDAEKIYDKLKEYVEN from the coding sequence ATGATAAAAGATACAGCATTAATATTAGAAGGCGGCGGAATGAGAAGTTTATACACTGCAGGTGTTCTAGACTACTTTATTGAAAAGGATTTGTATTTTGAATACAATATCGGTGTTTCAGCTGGTGCTTCCATGGCAGCAAGTTACTTATCTAGACAATTTAGACGTAACCATCGTGTGACGACAAAGTACATTAAAGATAAACGATATATTTCTCTTTCTAATTATGTGAAGAGAAAAGAATTATTTGGAATGGATTTTGTTTATCATTATATACCAACTTATTTGGAACCTTTTGATTTTGAAAAGTTTGATCAAGCTAAAGAGGAGTTTGTTGTTGTAACAACTGACTGTGAAACTGGAGAAGCTGTATATTTTGATAAGAATGAAACTAAAGGTTCAATATTAACAGCGCTAGAAGCAACAAGCTCATTACCATTGATGGCTAATCCAGTTCAATACAAAGGACACACTTTATTAGATGGAGGAGTCGTAAACCCTATCCCTCTTAATAAAACGATTGAAGAAGGATATAAGAAAAACGTTCTTATTCTAACGAGACCAAAAGGCTATCGTAAAAAGCAAAGTAAGTTTTCTAAAGTTTTTAGACTAAAAGCATATCCTAAAGTGAATCATCTTATGGCAATTAGATATAAACATTACAATAAAACATTAGAATGGATAGAAGCGGAAGAAGAAAAAGGCAATTTATTCGTAATAAGACCTTCTGATACGCTCTCAGTGGATAGAGTTGAGAAAAATCCTAGGAAATTAGACGCTTTATATAAGCAAGGTTACGAAGATGCTGAAAAAATATACGATAAATTAAAAGAATATGTTGAGAATTAA
- a CDS encoding YbaB/EbfC family nucleoid-associated protein: MRGGGNMQQMMKQMQKMQKKMAEEQEKLKEEKIEGTAGGGMVTVVVSGHKEILDVIIKEDVVDPEDIEMLQDLVLAATNDALSKADDVTADRLGKHTQGLNIPGMM; the protein is encoded by the coding sequence ATGCGCGGTGGCGGAAATATGCAACAAATGATGAAACAAATGCAAAAAATGCAAAAGAAAATGGCTGAGGAACAAGAAAAGCTAAAAGAAGAAAAAATTGAAGGAACAGCAGGTGGCGGAATGGTTACTGTTGTTGTTTCTGGACACAAAGAAATTTTAGACGTTATCATTAAAGAAGATGTAGTAGACCCTGAAGATATCGAAATGCTACAAGACTTAGTATTAGCTGCAACAAATGACGCTTTATCTAAAGCTGACGATGTAACAGCAGATCGTTTAGGTAAACATACACAAGGTCTTAACATTCCCGGAATGATGTAA